A window from Triticum aestivum cultivar Chinese Spring chromosome 6D, IWGSC CS RefSeq v2.1, whole genome shotgun sequence encodes these proteins:
- the LOC123145499 gene encoding soluble starch synthase 2-2, chloroplastic/amyloplastic, which produces MSGYIASSSAAFLLLVASSSSSTSPRRLRSSALRSYGAAGTPLHWARRGFSRDGLVPCRRGSAGESSRQGVSGQRGKLKAAENEDAVSQKAAASAPRLNSSAAEQNGAAGSKSEVDPSAPLSAAASGYWKDVVVAEQVGAKVDTGGDAAEVSSSPVDSKNMGPGPLAGPNVMNVIVVASECAPFCKTGGLGDVVGALPKALARRGHRVMVVIPKYGDYAEARDLGVRKRYKVAGQDSEVSYFHSYIDGVDFVFLEAPPFRHRHNDIYGGERPDVLKRMILFCKAAVEVPWYAPCGGTIYGDGNLVFIANDWHTALLPVYLKAYYRDNGLMQYTRSVLVIHNIAHQGRGPVDDFNIMDLPAHYIDHFKLHDPLGGEHNNVFAAGLKMADRVVTVSHGYMWELKTTEGGWGLHDIINQNDWKLDGIVNGIDTAEWNPAVDVHLHSDDYTNYTRDTLDTGKRQCKAALQRELGLQVRDGVPLIGFIGRLDHQKGVDIIAAAMPWIAQQDVQLVMLGTGRPDLEDMLRRFEGEHRDKVRGWVGFSVRMAHRITAGADVLLMPSLFEPCGLNQLYAMAYGTVPVVHAVGGLRDTVAPFDPFGGTGLGWTFDRADAGRMIDALGHCLNTYWNYKESWRGLQVRGMSQDLSWDHAAELYENVLVKAKYQW; this is translated from the exons ATGTCTGGGTACATCGCTTCCTCGTCCGCGGCGTTCCTCTTgctcgtggcctcctcctcctcctccacgtcGCCGCGGCGCCTGCGGAGCAGCGCACTGCGCTCATACGGTGCCGCCGGTACGCCGCTGCATTGGGCGCGGCGAGGATTTTCTCGGGACGGATTGGTGCCGTGCCGCCGCGGCTCAGCAGGGGAGAGCTCGAGGCAGGGAGTCTCTGGGCAGCGCGGCAAGCTCAAG GCTGCTGAAAATGAGGATGCTGTTTCACAAAAAGCAGCTGCATCTGCACCCAGGCTAAACAGTAGCGCTGCAGAGCAAAATGGGGCAGCTGGAAGCAAATCCGAAGTCGACCCGTCAGCTCCTCTCTCGGCGGCGGCATCAGGTTATTGGAAAGACGTCGTTGTCGCTGAACAAGTTGGGGCTAAGGTTGATACCGGTGGAGATGCAGCAGAAGTGTCGAGTTCTCCGGTTGACAGTAAGAACATGGGGCCTGGCCCTTTGGCTGGCCCAAATGTGATGAATGTCATCGTTGTGGCTTCTGAATGTGCTCCTTTCTGTAAAACAG GTGGGCTTGGAGATGTCGTGGGTGCTTTGCCCAAGGCTCTGGCAAGAAGAGGGCATCGTGTTATG GTTGTGATACCAAAGTATGGAGATTACGCAGAAGCTCGTGATCTAGGTGTTCGCAAACGTTACAAGGTAGCTGGCCAG GATTCAGAAGTGAGTTATTTCCACTCTTATATCGATGGAGTTGATTTTGTATTCTTAGAGGCCCCGCCCTTCCGCCACCGGCACAATGATATTTATGGAGGAGAAAGACCG GATGTGCTGAAGCGCATGATTTTGTTCTGCAAGGCTGCTGTCGAG GTTCCTTGGTACGCTCCATGTGGTGGTACTATCTACGGTGATGGCAATTTAGTCTTCATTGCAAACGATTGGCATACTGCACTTCTACCTGTTTATCTAAAGGCGTATTACCGAGACAATGGCCTGATGCAGTATACTCGTTCTGTTCTCGTGATCCATAACATTGCTCATCAG GGACGTGGCCCTGTAGATGACTTCAACATCATGGACTTGCCTGCGCACTACATCGATCACTTCAAACTGCATGATCCCCTTGGTGGCGAGCACAACAACGTGTTCGCTGCTGGCCTGAAGATGGCAGACCGGGTGGTCACCGTCAGCCATGGCTACATGTGGGAGCTGAAGACGACGGAAGGCGGCTGGGGCCTTCACGACATAATAAACCAGAACGACTGGAAACTGGACGGCATCGTGAACGGCATCGACACGGCCGAGTGGAACCCCGCGGTCGACGTGCACCTGCACTCCGACGACTACACCAACTACACCCGAGACACGCTGGACACCGGCAAGCGGCAGTGCAAGGCGGCCCTGCAGCGCGAGCTGGGCCTGCAGGTGCGCGACGGCGTGCCGCTCATCGGGTTCATCGGGCGGCTGGACCACCAGAAGGGCGTGGACATCATCGCGGCGGCGATGCCGTGGATCGCGCAGCAGGACGTGCAGCTCGTGATGCTGGGCACGGGGCGGCCGGACCTGGAGGACATGCTGCGGCGGTTCGAGGGGGAGCACCGGGACAAGGTGCGCGGGTGGGTGGGGTTCTCGGTGCGGATGGCGCACCGGATCACGGCGGGCGCGGACGTCCTGCTGATGCCGTCGCTGTTCGAGCCGTGCGGGCTGAACCAGCTGTACGCGATGGCGTACGGGACCGTGCCCGTGGTGCACGCCGTCGGCGGGCTCCGGGACACGGTGGCGCCGTTCGACCCGTTCGGCGGCACCGGGCTGGGGTGGACGTTCGACCGCGCGGACGCCGGCAGGATGATCGACGCGCTCGGGCACTGCCTCAACACGTACTGGAACTACAAGGAGAGCTGGAGGGGCCTGCAGGTCCGCGGAATGTCTCAGGACCTCAGCTGGGACCACGCCGCCGAGCTCTACGAGAATGTCCTCGTCAAGGCCAAGTACCAGTGGTGA